gtggacaaaagtgtcaatgaagggcatgcttgagatgaaatatgagacaagtgatgtttggaGAAAACAAATAGAATTCAAGTTAACTATCACCGGTGaactgaatatttttattgggcatcatttcctATCAAgcttgccaaattatgcaaaaagtgtgaaactattatttaattgtgtgtatttaggatacacaTAATGTTAGCTattaaattagccttagcaagacaaaggagtcagacaatttatttcaaaaactttaaaaatgtaatttccatccacgtcattttcaccacagaattctattgaacacaatacagaatttaagatgtgctggaaatgacactgtggtgggagttttcagttttcatgactttttaaaaaaataaagaaaaagaaaataagacaaaatagctcctctgatgcatgtacatactCTGCTGTCCATCGTTAgtggacaaattaaataaactagcgAGAGTGTGAAAAACTGTGCTAAAAGTACAGGATGATGGAAAAAACACCCATAtatgctaaaagtgaattttgtcaaggtggactaaaagacacaaaactcTAATTGTGATATCACAGGGAATATATTTTTGAGCATTGCAGATCCGATTCACTGCTCATTCACGACTTTGTGCTAGCTGTGGCTGTGTGCAATGTGGCTGACCTTGAGAAAATGGCGCTCATGTAAACTAGCATTAAGCTCTCTAAATGATTAAGTACAGAGTCTACGTTCTCCTCACCAGGCCTGGACTATGTCAGAATACTCAACCACACCACAGACACTCGACACTCGGCGCCTGAGAATCCAGGACCAACGGCTGTGCCAAAATCTCTCAGCAACAGACTGACTCATAATGGCTTTAAATGTGTTGTATAATGGGAAAACTACATTTTCCTacatcttttgaaataaaagagctGATGGTACAATGTAAACATAAAGtattgtaactttcagaactcaaaacttactcCCCAGTTCAAAGACTGTTTAGCCTATTAaaactaaactgcaaaaacaacttTTTCAGAAACTTTCGCAACATTTAAAGACATGGACCGGCCACATTTATACATCGATGATGAAGCCTTGTCTGAAAATTCATtaagttttaaaagcttgaagttagtatgcaagtacgtgaacgcagatgctTGTAAAGATCGATTTCTTgcgttgttgcattccaaaatgtgtcagaccgcaattcataacacaacgcaagtatgtgttgcattctcaagGCTGCCACAAGGAGCGCTATAGctgacattagtgtgaactgttagCTAATTTGGTCAACTTCTGTCATAGCAAAGCAACAGTtttaagagaatattgctgagcaagtaagttgtATATtcatagcaacttacctgaataataacacatccagttacaATAATAACGCAAGAatgcacgttaagcatgttcaaatGGACCGCGCATTGGCAATGTTGACATCTGCGTACGCTTTACAGTCAGGTAATGTAGTCAGTAAGACTGGTTGCTAGCgttttgctaagtggttgctagggtgttctgactgCTTgcggtggttgctagggtgttgatgGGTGCTTGCTATGcatttgctatggtgttctgagtggttgctaggtggttgacagatagacagactgcTTGCCCAATCAAAATAGTGGACTGGAACTAATTGTACTGTATTTGCTAACAAGTAAGTAAAAACTGGATAAGAATTAGTCAAATGCATTATTCAGATGGCTCAGAAACAATACAGAGTTTCAGCAAGACAATATAACTCAGAATTTGCAGATGTGAATAAAGGAATGTTTTTGGAAACTTGGCTGGTTGAAAGACACCTGAGCCTTGCACATTTGCATGAATGTGTTTGCGTTAGATGGGTTGTGTTGACTCTGGCGTGGAGATTGGGCGGAGACGCACATCTCTCCACTTCCTGTCACAGGTTATGCCAAATCGCTCGTTTCAGATTCTTCGTAGCAGTAATGACAAGCTCGTAACCTTACGTAAATATTTTAACAGATGGCATTTGACACTCTTTTGGGGAGAGATCAGAAGTGAcaggagatggagagagagttTAAAGAGCACAATGATGGAAGGAAGAAGGAAAATGAGAGGGCAATAAAAACACTTCTTGACTATAATAAGAGAGTTGGCAGGTGTGACTGGAATTGGAAAGTAGGTAAAAACAATACGAATATTGGAgggaaaaaatgaacaaatgaggAAAATGAGAATTATGGACTTTTACTAGTAGACCTTTATAAATTTTCTGTAACTATTGGTGTTTACTTTGCAAAAATGGATTTCTGGTTATAATGATGGTTCCTCGGATCAAACAAAATCACCCTTTAAACCATTTCAGTGCAAATACCTTAATATCGAGATACTATTTATTGTGAATATGGTCAAAAGGCTGACAAACATTGAAATGGAACTGTTTTAGCTATATCTGATCAGCTTTTGTCAGTACCTGTATCAGTTCTTCTCACAAGACATGAATCATTGAAACATGTTTGTCAAACTCATTGCTTATTTAATAAGAGTATATTTGGTTTCACCAACACACATCGCTGCAATTGCAGTATCAAGTTTCTTATAAACAGTACACCCATGTCAGGAGTAGAGTTGCACACacactaaataaacaaaaaatgtcagAGCCCTGCTCTTAATTAAAAGTATACAGCACACAGTAACAGTTTTGATGCATCAAATTTGTGCAGTTTCACAGGTCTTCATACTTGATTGTTTGAATAAGAATTCTTAAATCGTTAAACCCTGCAATTACGAAAGAAAGCCCTGTGTTTGAGGATCGCAGCCAGGTCCGGCCAACAATAAGTGCTTTCTTATAATAGCAACACTGtcttctgtgaaaaaaaaaaaaaactgttgcaaactcaacatttaacaatgaaatgtgtcatttctgcatcactagTGGCACCCAACAGAATTGCAATATTATTTACTGTTTCAAACCATTTTCAAATACTTGCCACATCTGCCATCGTTTtggaaaaacagatagtcccgtctCAATTGGCCCGCTCAAACTAACAacttgcaattccatttggtgttgCTTGCcatgtagaaattacacacttcgccTTTGATTTGTGGGATTTGAGTGATGCCATTTCATAACTTACGGACATAATGTGTATTTGAAACGTTTTGTTACTAATTGACAGTCATTCAAATGCATAACATCCAAATTCAGAGGCAAAACTTGTAACACTGTGTTAAATTTGGTGCTttaaaactattcctttaagtacaattATATGGGCCCAGTATCTATCTTTAATGCTCCAGTTCATCTTAACTTGGGGTTGAACCTGCAACCTTTGCACTAACAGTCCAGATCGCTAAACAGTAAGCTCCAAAAACTCATTGAAGACGTGCAAATATCAAGCTCCTCCCCCTTGTGCGTGTTCCTCCAGCTCCTCCCCTTCATAGACATAATCCATTTCTGCTCTTTCATACTCTAACCCTGCCCCTTCATACCCTTCATAGCCCTCCCCCTCATATATTAGCTCCTCCCATTCATACCCTAGGCCCTCCTCCTCATACCCAAGCTCTGCCTCATCAAGCGTCACACCTTGTCTCTCAGACTCCGCCCATTCATCTTTACTTTGTGGTTCATCTTCATTGCCCTCCGTGGCTGATGATGGAATTGCGCCATTTGTTTCTTTCTCCTTAGCAGCTGCTAGGTTAAGAGCGGAGCTCATTCGAAGTTTCTTAAGTATTCCATGAATAACGGGGTTAGCTGCCGCTGCAGCCGCGGCTGCCACATCCTCCGCCTCCTTCTCTGCACGCTCTTTTGCCTCTTTCCTTCTGTCTCTATCCTGTAGGACCTCCTCAGCCCCTTCGCCAACAATTAACACCTCCTCCCCCACACGTGGTGGCTCCTTGACAGGGTTGTGGTCATAGGAGAAGAGCTGCAGCGCTGGAAGATGATGCAAGTTGGGGAACTCCGATATCCGATTACGGTCCAAATCCAGGATCTCCAGTTGCTCCATCTTGAGGAGCACGCGTGGAAACTCCTGGAAGCGGTTTCCGTACAGCCAGAGTCCTCGCAAGGCCTCCATGCGCCATAAGTCCGAAGGCAGCGTGCGTAGTCGGTTGTCCCCGAATTGCAATGAGCGTAGATGGGGAAGGTCATATAACTGCTTGGGGAATCGCTGGAAGTAGTTACTTTCAACCCAAAGGCAGCGTAAGCTCTGAAGGTTCCTCACTTCTGGAGGCAAACTCATCAACCGGTTGCTGCCCAGGTAGAGACAGGTGAGATTGGTCAGCTGGCACACCGACAACGGGATGTCATCAAGCTTATTGAAATCGAGCGCCAAGGTGCGCAAGCCTTGCAGCTGCACGATACATTTGGGGATGTCACGAAGACGGTTTCCACAAACGTAGAGCTTCTCCAGATGTTGCAGATCCGAGACTTGACGAGGAAGCCGGCGGAACTTGTAGTAACTCAAGTCCAACACCGGGTCTCCACTTGCCAAGAGTTTATCGACACCGAGCGGCAGCTCTTCGTCCTCAAGGACCTCCTCTGCCTCTTTTCGAGACGAGTTGCCCATTCCCTCCGCTGTTTGAAGCAAGAGTTTGTGTTTCAGGACGGGATAAGACGATGAGGCATTCTGTGGGGTTGGCCTTCCCTCCCCGTGTCAGTTTCACTTGGTAAGATTGACCCAGTGGTGACAGAGCCAGTATAGCAACACATGGTGCTCTGACTACAAGACGGCTTCCTTTCAGTCCCAAAACAAGGTCCAACGTCAGCAAATACAATGGTGATACCAGCAAAGAGCCATTGTGAATCTTTGTGTCACTTCAATTGAAATGGTTCGGAGTTTCTTTTAAAAATTACAAGCTATGGAACAGgttgtaataataatagtaatagtagtaataataataataataataataatagtagtagtagtagtaataatagtagtagtagttgtagaAATGGTTGGAACTGTAACAGGAATAAATATTAATTGTGCCTTTTTTATGTGGAACTTTTCAGAAAATGGGTGTCAAAGTAGTTTCCAAATTGTAATTAGATTCcctttttatagttattatttaaGTATGTTATTTAAAGCCTTTAAGGGACTCACATAACAGTCACTTTCACGGAGAATTTCAGAAACAGCCTGACGTTTGAAGTTGTGAACGCTGGTGCTGGGCGTCTGTCTGCGGACACACGCAGCGCTTGTCCCGGCAGCGCGGTCTGTGGATCCCGGTCTCGCACTCTCTCTAAGTGACCTGGCCGGCGGCAAGGTGAACCGAACCGATGATGTCAAACTGTAATAACTCCGGTTTGTATGAAACGCGCAGTCCTCAATCAGGCGAGAGGATACAAATCCTCTGAGAAATCAGATTAAAGTTTCCAGCAGTGTTCGGTTCGCTGTCCTTCCACCGTTGTGAGATCAAGCCTCGTCTCGCGTTTTTCTCTCTTGCTCAGTTAGAGTTTCAGTAAAGCGTTGCCATGGACCGTCTCTCCTCCCTAGTAACCGAAACAGGGACATGAGAGTGACATCCGATTATCACGTGGtctagagagagcgagagagagagagaaagggaaaattattaaataataattctttattattattattatcagtatattgagtattaatatattttaaataattcctCATACAGATATCTTATGTAtggaataaacacatttaaaaacagtgaaaattgGTATAAAATGGTCACATCCTTGTACATATTTGcaacatatgtttaaaaattgcGTTTCCAGATGTAACATCTTTTTCCAAATACTAGTGgaattttaatatgtacattattgctcaaatatatgaactttgtgtgtgtgtgtgtgtgtgtgtgtgagagagagagagagagagagagtgtgtgagtgagtgtgtgtgtgtgtgagtgtgtgtgtgagagagagagagagagagagagagagagagtgtgtgtgagtgagtgtgtgtgtgtgtgagtgtgtgtgtgtgtgtgtgtgagagagagagagagagagagagtgtgtgtgtgtgtgtgtgtgtgagagagagagagagtgtgtgagtgagtgtgtgtgtgtgtgtgtgtgtgtgtgtgagtgtgtgtgtgtgtgtgtgtgtgtgtgagagagagagagagagtgtgtgagtgagtgtgtgtgtgtgtgtgtgtgtgtgtgagtgtgtgtgtgtgcgtgtgtgtgtgtgtgtgtgtgagagagagagagagtgtgtgtgtgtgtgtgtgtgtgtgtgtgtgtgtgtgtgtgtgtgtgtgtgtgtgtgtgagtgaatgtgtgagagagaaagagtgcgagagagagtatgtgtgtgtaagtgcgtgtgtgtgtgagagagagagagtgtgtgtgtgtgtgtgtgcgtgtgagtgagtgtgtgtgtgtgtgtgtgtgagagagagagagagagagagagagtgtgtgagtgagtatgtgtatgtgtgtgtgtgtgtgtgtgagagagagagagagagagagtgtgtgtgtgtttgtgtgtgtgtgtgtgtgtgtgtgtgagagagagagagagagagagagagagagtgtgtgagagaatgtttgtgtgtgtgtgtatgcgggcaggtttaagtggtttacaaggacatttttttaggatacaaactggtaattacaagggtattatgctataaatgtagtttatgaggacatttctagtgtccccataattcaaatcacttaaaaaacatactaaacgatgttttattgaaaatgtaaaaatgcagaaagttttttgtgagggttaggtttaggggtagggttaggggatagaatctatagttcatacagtataaaaatcatcatgtctatggagagtcctcataatgatagctgcaccaacatgtgtgtgtgtgtgtgtgtgtgtgtgtgtgtgtactgtatgtatgtatgttcatTTATGACATATATTAGATTTCTGTATGATTATGCATGCTAGAAATAATAAAGGCAAGTTTGCCTgctatagcacatttcatacagtaCATAGTGATATTGCAGAATTGATTTACCTAGGCACAATAAAATATGGGGTTTCATGGAAACCATTGAAATAACAAGATGCAATTAATCTGTAGTATGATTAAAATGACAACTGTAAAGTCAGCAAATCAACTGCAACTATTTTCTGTGCTGCTCAGGACATGCATAATTGTGTTTAACgaactttaaaaataaagaaatgaattaaattaataaataaatatggtttaGAGGAGTAGGCCATATTTATCCACTCTCAGCTGTTCTGCTTTGAAATTCCCATTCACAACTGTTAACATAATGGACCAACGTCCAGaggttgattattattattattgctattattattaataataatattattattcacTGTTTAACCGTATTAGgctatataatgtttgttaataaatgaaagttattataaatgctTAAACCTCTTAAAATACAAAGTACATATCTGTAAGTTAGAGTTAAGAGTCTTCAAATTGTCTCTTGGTGGGGTTACGCGCACTGATAAGTGTGTAAATGACTCAATGTTTTTGCTGAAGTGTTGGTGTGATGCATCAAAGTTCAGTCTCTGTGTTCCACAGTGTCAGAGCACGCCCCCCTAGCGGCCAGTTGACGTCATAGACCCTGTGAACGTGACCACGAGTGAATGGACAGGTGCTGATGTTGACATCTGGGTATTTACTGATTTATTAGACAAAAAAACTGTCATGCCCACTCAGGACTTCACTGGATTAACTTTCGTGAGGTTTTGATAACGTATTCAGGGTTTTCAGGGTTTCTGTGTGAAAATAGGTttgactcatgaatattaattgagTGACGTAATGTTCAAGCATTAGCATTAACGCATTTGCCTTCTGATGCTTTAATAATTTTTTCCGGTAGTCCTAATATGGCTCGGGCGCGCTTGACTGCCGTTTAACAAAACAGTTCGAACTACTGGGCTTGCTGAACATTATATgatctaattaatattcatgagtcaaGTTGATAAGATGCATAATGTTTTCAAATCATTATAAGCCATTGTTGAAGGCCAAAGTCTGGTAAGATGACATAGGCTATTATTACCCACATGCATTAAAtgtttattgaatggattatttttgcattattatttctgttcaaatgtgttctatacagtgttgggtgtaatgcattactaagtaattaattactgtaatgaaattactttttcattaaaaaagtaatgtaagggattactcttaatttgtcagtaatctaattacagttacttctgatgtaattgtgttaaatactgtattgactatagaacaattctatataaaacaatagtgaatttaaaatcgaatgttaaaatgtatgttttctaatttaacgctgcccccttaaattctttggccagttcatgaataatttatgtaattttatatgatttatttaaaagaattaacagaacagtttcatgtctatccttatatttttcatctggtcgaggttgatatgggctttagaaagtaattagtaataagtaatgtaattacttttcagacagagtaattagtacagtaatctaattacactgtagaagatgtaattagtagttagtaattagttacttttttagagtaacttatccaacactgGTGCTATATGTCAGTGCCTACACTTATTTTCACAGCTGCAATATTACGAAAGAGCATGTAGTGTGCATTATTGTGATTTCCCAGATCATCCTTACACTCTGAAATATAGCTAGTTTTTagttaattttctatatttattgaACTGGAAAGTAATAATCAAGCTCCATAATGTGTTTTATCTTTGTACCTTCATCTAAATTTATGAACATCTAATTAGCTTATCATAAACTATTAGGAGCtttattagagagagagagagaaaaatgaacACTGAAGAATGGTTTAAAGCtgttactgtacatattattgtaatggTGGATAGCAAAAAGCAGCCatagaaaataaacacaaatccCAAATAAGTCTGTGGTGTTTTCTTTGTATAGAAAAGTCCAAagttcgtcttttttttttttttttttttttacatctgataTGTTGTTTATCAATTAGAAATCCAGAAAATCCCATTTTCACTTATAAgttcttttattaaaaatattttgttgcaaattattctttaaatatgaaaatgtatataatattgCTGGATAATGTGTATAGAGAATTCATAGTGCAGTGTATCTGCACTTATTGGAATGTCCTTTTACTGTTTGTCActataagtttaaaaaaaatatttttttttaacaatgtacTGTAATAATGCTTTATTGTAGATTTTTTAAATGGCAGATTTTTACCGTAaattataaaattactcatattaaatatttattttaaataaaataaatattttatatatttatatatatatatatatatatatatatatatatatatatatatatatatatatatatatatataattttctttttctttttttttttttttttttttacaggtattGCTTCGTTTAATCTAAAATGATAGATAATATTTAATCTAATATAAATCTAATATAATCTAATAGTGTACAGTAAACCAATAAACGAGTTTTTATTGTAgcatttttactttgttttctcGTAAACACGTAACATTTTTATAGTGTGGCAGCTTTTTGCCGGCACGATGCGCTGATGTAGACTCGAACTAGAGTAACTCTATCTCTGCCCCGCCCTCCAAACATCGTTCTCTCTTCCCATTGGCTGATCGTTCGTGAGACTGGCTCAGAGTTCACGCTGATTGGTCGGTGGCGCTCGAATGATCTGTTCGGAATTCAGCAGAGGTACAAGTGATGAAGAGTGAATGTATAAGACAGTTTGAACCTGTTttcagcttctctttctcatcaCACACAAACTGCATGAATGTGTGATTAAAACACCTGACGGTGAGTGAATTATTTAAATAGCAAACTAAGTATACTTTGCCTTCTGCTAAATAATTATGTAACATAatatatgcataaatgtaatgacaTCTGTCTATTGTGCTTAAATggataaaaagaaaatgtgattttatGCAAAGATTtgtcaaatatttaattttatgactcgttattgttcatttgaaatgtaaaaatagtttGTTCACAATGTTCACCCAACAAAATATGGCCTGCATCCAGCTTTGTTTGCATGTTATTTTGTcatgcaaagtaaaaaaaaaactctttgacTGATTTGACAAATGCAAAATAAGAAAATATCTTCCAGTTTGTGTACTTCAGCTCAAGTTGAGCTCATTCCGGTTTCTTGTGCATAATTAATGAGATTATGTGAGCATTCGTTGTCTAATTTCTAAACAAAGACTGCCATTTTTACCATTCATGACTATTTTTACCTGGCTTGATTCAGTatatttaactgaataataattatatagGCATCTTTAactatatttgtatacatttataaattattatttgatatttttaagGACAGTaatgaaattgtatttttaaagacTTAATTAAAAATACTTTTGTCAAGTGTTCAACTCCTATAAAACAGGTGGACTTGCAGGAATCTGTTATTAAatacagaattatttattttcttttaaggtGTGTTGTTATTTATGTTACACTTAAAAAGAGAAAGCAGTTCTTTTGAAAATACTAAAACAGTAAATTTATGTTTGAGATCAGAACataattaatttgcataaagtCCAAATTAAATTCAACACAGAAATGAATGTTCTCTATCGTATCGAGACTATATCTCCACCAGAAAACATAGTATGGGACTATGACACCGCCCATGCCATGTGACGTGGATTCTCTGGAGGACACTAATTAATAGCTCATGTGCAGATCATACATACCTGGCTATAAAAGGCCTGGTTATTACGCATTTCTTCCTCTTTTGATTCCACGGTTTGGTGCATGTAACTGTTGACTGCTGGTAATCTCTATTATATTATCAACATTTTTCATTCAattaaaaagtcttacctgaCTGGTATTTTTTTCTTGCAGGCATCAGTGTGAAACTTCCTCTCCATTAGGGGTAGTGAGAGCTTCATAGCTGCACCTCTTCCGAAGACTTTCGCTTGCATATAATTCTTTGTATTTTCTCGCAGCTATACCATATCACACCATAACAAGGTGTTAACGTGGTCACAGGGCTGTAGTTCTGTACTGCATCTAGTGTTCTAGATTGCTAACGTGTCTAGGTAAGTTGATGAAACTGATTGATAGCATGGTGTTAACCATCCGTCTTGGTGTGACCAGGTCAGGAACACTGGAAGCACTGTATACGTATTGCACAGTAAAGTGCAAAAAGCGTTTAAGCACACACATCCCGAAAAACAGCGGCAATAACAACACTTGACAGAGTGCTGCCTCGGGTAGCctctagggatgggcggatcaatcctaaagtatggatacttccgatactgatgttgtatcaaaaatatcgattctcacataaaaatattgattctaaaaaatgtttttttaaactacagatattattatttggttaccatcaGCAGGGCCGTAGCAAAGATTTCTGGGCCCTCTGACTGTATattacagttttgaatttgtagtgggcccccctggacctttgggcccttagaatcattaccaccattcaccccactagctacggccctgaccatcagtgttaggtaagttactaaaaaatagtaattcactacaaattactaactacttttctaaaattataatcagattactttactgattactttaatGAAAAAcgaatcacattactaattactttacttttaagttactttctaaaacactttttttttttacaatttttttgttttttgtttttccgctcaacaaattcaaaataatgtctattttctccttgttcactTTCGCACACCCTTCAACTGTCACATAAACGCAAACAGATGTAGATATGAACATGTGgatttgcattttcattgtattacacatgaataatatattttttagaaataaaaaaaagtaattacttGAACTGAAAATCAGTAatggtaatctgattacaaggatttaaaatgtaatgcattacactactttttgtgcctaaaagtaattagattacagtaactaattattttgtaatccaattacacccaacactagttacaatgaacatgaacaataatcaaaaGTTTCAAAGTTAGATAAAaatgattaggctatattagcaaatacttgtgcaggatggaaATTATTTCATCttctgctcatcttaacatgcatgctgaaagacacaagcagacaagcgcttgtgcCGTCACAAGGCTCGAACAGTGCCTTgcagaggtaatgatagaaaatcagagaaacagcttctgttctggagtaaattcatgctaaaataacaacatatctaaaagtgacatttcttatttcttataattttGTGTAACTGTCGTTAATACcgtaagtaattaaaaaaattgttaaccatggttttattaaagtaatattgtagtaaccatgttttttgttttttgtgttttttttgggggggggggggttgaaaccatggttttactacagtaatattgtagtagtaaccattgTTAATTGTGTAATAACTATGGTTTAATTAAATCCCAttgttaaactatagttactgtagtgaaatcatggttaattttt
This genomic window from Myxocyprinus asiaticus isolate MX2 ecotype Aquarium Trade chromosome 48, UBuf_Myxa_2, whole genome shotgun sequence contains:
- the LOC127437194 gene encoding leucine-rich repeat-containing protein 10B-like, whose translation is MGNSSRKEAEEVLEDEELPLGVDKLLASGDPVLDLSYYKFRRLPRQVSDLQHLEKLYVCGNRLRDIPKCIVQLQGLRTLALDFNKLDDIPLSVCQLTNLTCLYLGSNRLMSLPPEVRNLQSLRCLWVESNYFQRFPKQLYDLPHLRSLQFGDNRLRTLPSDLWRMEALRGLWLYGNRFQEFPRVLLKMEQLEILDLDRNRISEFPNLHHLPALQLFSYDHNPVKEPPRVGEEVLIVGEGAEEVLQDRDRRKEAKERAEKEAEDVAAAAAAAANPVIHGILKKLRMSSALNLAAAKEKETNGAIPSSATEGNEDEPQSKDEWAESERQGVTLDEAELGYEEEGLGYEWEELIYEGEGYEGYEGAGLEYERAEMDYVYEGEELEEHAQGGGA